The Capsicum annuum cultivar UCD-10X-F1 chromosome 1, UCD10Xv1.1, whole genome shotgun sequence sequence TTGTAATGTTCAGTTTTGCATCCTGATCTATAGCCAGTGACATATATTCTAGGAAAAAGGCCAAATATACCCCTCATCTTGCGATTTTCTACCGATATTTAGTGTTCGAAGGGCTGTACATATATTCAGGCTGAATCTTGGTGGTCGGTCTTCAACTTATCTTGCCATTTTTCTACAGACACGAAGTGTtcagagttttctttttgagtataaaaatatatacaaatgaatTGAAAAGGGTGTGATATATATAGAccatggggtggggtggggtggggggtgggggatATTTGATCATTCTCTAATGGAAAGATGATACACTGGTTGCATTTACAGGAAACCATAAATGTTGCCACATCCGATTATAAATTGATTAGATGAGTTTTTAGGTTTTTGAATTGTAATGATGATAGGCTTTTGAATTCACATGAATTAAGGGTCCGTTACCCAGTCGATTATCTACCACGTTAGTGGTTGATTGTAACTAGGTGTTATCGATACGTATCATATTATCATAGAACAAAAGGGGCGTTACCAAATGTAATTTTATGATAGACTAAGCATAACGTTGATGAAGGTGGAACAACTAACATTTAATTTTCAGAAACTTTTTGCAAAGGAAaagcaaaaattcaaaatacaccaATGATACAATTCAAATAGAAAAAATTCAAGTGAGATGATATCTCAAAGATTGGCATGTTGTTCTCTTGTGGCCAGATCTTTGGTATGTTGAGCACTTGATTTTCCTTCtattatatttgaaatatttctcgATGTGTCAAGAATACACTTTTGTCTCTTCCTTCAACGGTTAGGCCTGTATAAGAGTGGAGGAAGGTTAAGCTCATATAAGAGTGGAGGAAGGTTCATGTCAAACGACCATTGGGGCACCATCCATTTTGACTCTGGAGGGACTACATAAATACTTTAATTAGCATATGTAAGTATGTTGGGTTGAACTTTATACATAGGTGAAGAGTACTTGTAGGATTGGGGCATCATCCATTCTGACTTTGGAGGGACTACATAAATACTTTAATTAGCATATGTAAGGATGTAGGATTGAACTTCATGCATAGGTGAAGAGTACTTGTAGATGTTTGGACCATATCTATATTCATACTTCAATCTCAAGGCTTCCATCGCATGGGATCGCAATATTTTCACCAAATAGTACTCTCTACAAGAACGTGTTTTAGCTAGTAGATTGATTTGAAATTCGGCCACTACCTATTACATTGAACTCGTTGACATCCCCATTATATTATTAACAGGTAATATTTTCAATCTAAGAACTCGTTGATCTTAGATTTGAAGCTATATCTAATTTAGATTGGCCATTTGGAGGTAAACCAGTTGTACTTGGTGGGGACTTTAGACAAATTCTACTTACAAAAGGTAACAGACAGGATATTGTAAATGCTACCCTTAATTCTTCATATTTGTGGGCTGACTGTCATTTACTAAAGCTAACAAAGAATATGAGGTTAGAAGGTAATCATGAATCAGATTTGAATGATCGAATAGAATTTGCATATTGGATTTTAGCAGTTGGAGATGGTATGATTGGTAATTCAGTTGATGGAATTGGAAAAGTTCCTATACCTGATGATGTTCTTATTAGTGATTGTGAAGATCCTATTTCTGCCATTGTTAACAGAACATATCCAGATTTTTATTCACATTGCAATGACGTAACATACTTACAGAAAAGAGCAATTCTTGCTCCCACGCTTGACATGGTAGAATCAATCAAAGAACATATGGTATCGCTCAATCAAAGTGAAGGAACAACCTTCTTCAGTTCAGATACAATATGTCTTTCAGAAGAGACATTTACAGGTTTGGAACAAGTACATACTCCTAAATTTCTGAATACTATAAAATGCTCTGGAATACCAAATCACGCCATCACTTTAAAAGTTGGTGTACCCGTAATGTTATTGAGAAATATAGATCAATCTTCAGGGCTTTGTAATGGAACAAGATTAATTATCACAAGAATTGGA is a genomic window containing:
- the LOC107849022 gene encoding ATP-dependent DNA helicase PIF1-like — encoded protein: MRLEGNHESDLNDRIEFAYWILAVGDGMIGNSVDGIGKVPIPDDVLISDCEDPISAIVNRTYPDFYSHCNDVTYLQKRAILAPTLDMVESIKEHMVSLNQSEGTTFFSSDTICLSEETFTGLEQVHTPKFLNTIKCSGIPNHAITLKVGVPVMLLRNIDQSSGLCNGTRLIITRIGNWVIEAKVLSGQTIGQKVFIPRMSLTPSDLRIPFKFQRRQFSIVVSFSMTINKSQGQSLSYVGLYLKKAVFTHGQLYVALSRVTRRQGLKILTYDDEGEVSKEATNVVFKEVYRNLSVD